Proteins encoded together in one Meles meles chromosome 7, mMelMel3.1 paternal haplotype, whole genome shotgun sequence window:
- the IL22 gene encoding interleukin-22, with protein MAALQKSVNSSLLGALAASCLLIALWMQGGAAVPIGSHCRLANSDFEQPYITNRTFMLAGEASLADNNTDVRLIGDTLFHGVNKGDHCYLMKEVLNFTLEEVLLPQSHRFQPYMQEVVPFLTKLSNKLSQCHIDSDDQHIQKNVQNLKDTVKKLGEDGEIKAIGELNLLFIALRDACI; from the exons ATGGCTGCCCTGCAGAAATCTGTGAACTCTTCCCTTCTGGGAGCTCTGGCTGCCAGCTGCCTCCTCATTGCCCTGTGGATGCAGGGAGGAGCAGCTGTGCCCATCGGCTCTCATTGCAGGCTTGCCAACTCCGACTTCGAGCAGCCCTATATAACCAACCGCACCTTCATGCTGGCTGGGGAG gcTAGTTTGGCAGATAACAATACAGATGTTCGTCTCATTGGGGATACACTGTTCCATGGAGTCAAT AAAGGAGACCACTGCTATCTGATGAAGGAGGTATTGAACTTTACCCTTGAAGAAGTGCTGCTCCCCCAATCCCATAGATTCCAGCCCTATATGCAGGAGGTGGTGCCCTTCCTGACCAAGCTCAGCAACAAGCTAAGCCAATGT cATATCGACAGTGATGACCAGCATATTCAGAAAAATGTGCAAAACCTGAAGGACACAGTGAAAAAG CTTGGAGAGGATGGAGAGATCAAAGCAATTGGAGAACTGAATTTGCTGTTTATAGCCCTGAGAGATGCCTGCATTTGA